AGTTCCAAGCTGTTTGTAGCCTAAAGTGAAACCAATGAATGCAAACGGCATAGCAAAGATTGTATGCGAGAACTTTACTAAGCGAAAATATTTTTCAATTTTATGTAACATGAGAATTAATTCTAATCAAATAAGTATGATGCAAAAGTATAATAATAATTGCAATCAATAAATATGAAAAAGACAATAAAATAGATATAATTGGGATGATAATTTTTCTGTTAAATTAAAAACCTATACTTTAGCATGACGAAAAAAAGAGGGTTCTCTTTGATCAAAAATAGACTTCTTTTGTTAAATAAAGATAGAAGTGAGAGGTTTATCCCTTCTATCCAAAGTGGAATTGTATGAAAGATTACAAGAAGTATTTTACATTATCTGGATCTCCTGAAGATATATATAATTGTCTTACCAATCCCGTAATGATTGAGATTTGGACTGGCGAGCCAGCAGTGATGCCGAAAGAGCCTGGAGGTGAGTTCTCTATGTGGGATGGTGCAATTTGTGGAAAGATATTAGATCTTGTCCCGAATAAACAGATTGACCAATTGTGGTATTTTGGAGAAGACCTTTATTCTCCAGTTTCAATTAAGTTACACCCTCATAAGAAAGGAACGAGCGTAGAGGTAAAGCAGACTAATATTCCAGAAGATGCGTATGATAACATCGCTGAGGGCTGGGATGAGGATTACTTTGGTGCTCTGGAAGAACTTTTTGAGATCTAATAAGCTTGAATCGTATCTTTGTCTCCTCCTTTCATAATTTATGTACATACAAAGAGATTTGTTATGATAAATTATATCTACAGCGATGACAATGGCTATCACTTTTCTTCTTCTTCTAACTCTCTACAGGATTTAGATGGAAAAGATCTTTTATGTGTTGATTTAGAATCTCCTTCTTTCGAGGAGAAAAGTATTGTAGAAGAGTATTTTGATATTACTTTTTTAAGTTGGCATAAAGCCGAAGAGATTGAGAGTAGTTCTCGTTATTCTGAGAATGGAGAGGTGGTCCGTGCGAACTCAAACTTTATGCGAGTTGTCGATGGTAAGTTTGGTTATACGCCTGTCTCTTTCATCATAAAGAACAAGATTCTATTTGCTTATCACTCTGAAAAGACTAATGGTTTTTATCAAGTGTATGAGCGCCTAGTTGGTCAACCTTCAATGGATTTTACTGGATGGTATGTATTCTTAACTCTATTAGATGTTCGGATTGATTTTGATGCGGATTTGATAGAGTTTGTTGGCCGTGAAATTAATGCAATTAGTCAGCGTATTCGTTTTAAACAGGAGTTAGAAGAGCGTCTGATTTTGGAGATCGCGAAACTACAAGAGGCAACCATGTTGTTACGAGAGAATATTGTCGATAAACAAAGAGTGATGTCGTCTATATTAAAAAGTAGACGTTTTCCTGAAGACGATAAGGCTCAATTGAGAATGATGCTGAAGGATGCCGGTTCCTTAATTGATCATACTGCTTTTAGCTTTGAGCGATTGGACTTCCTTCAAAGTACTTTGATGGGTTTGATTGATCTAGATCAGAATAAGATAATTAAGATTTTTACTGTCGTAACAGTGATTTTCTCTCCACCAACTTTAATAGCAAGTATGTATGGTATGAACTTTCGATTTATGCCTGAACTTACATGGAAGTTTGGATACCCATTTTGTATTTTTCTGATGATATCTAGTTCTCTATTAACTTTGGTGTTTTTTAAGAGAAAGAAGTGGTTATAAAAAAAGGCTGTTTTGTAGAAACAGCCTTTTTTCGTTATTCAACATCTTTATCAATAAACCAGAGAACTGGTTTATTGCTCTGTATATGATATGCTGGATATTGAATCGCATTAGTACTTTGATTTTTAATTTCGTTAAAAATATCTTTTTTATCCGCTCCTGTAACAAGAAAAATAACTTGTTTTGATCTGTTGATTACAGAACCCGTTAAAGAGATTCTTTTCTGTTTTGTGATTGGATGTGTTGCTACGACACAAATTTCCTGTGATGTAATATACTCAATTTGGTGGGGAAAAATACTTGCGGTGTGTCCATCATCTCCCATTCCAAGAAGGATGAGATCGAAAATAGGCCAAGTGTCTTTCTTCGAGATATGTGTTTCGATAAGCTCGCCATATCGCATTGCTTCACTGTCTGGGTTATTTGTCCCATCAATTGGATGTACTTGCTCTGAAGAAAATCCTGTAGGTTTAACAAAATACTCGTTGAAATAGAGAAAGTTGCTCTCCGGATCATCCATTGGAACACAACGTTCGTCTACCCACCAAAAGTGTACATTTTTGAATAGATCAAGGTGTTTGCTTTGGGCTAGGTATTTGAATAGTATTTTTGGCGTGTTTCCTCCAGAGATTGCAATATGAATTGCTGGATGATCTTTTACATCATCCAGCCAATTTTCTATCCAATCTATTAATGCCATTGCTATATCTTCTTTGTTCTTATAAGATATATATTGAGCTTCTTTCATGGGTTATTTTTTAAAGTTCACAGTAGTAACCATCATTACTTAGATTCTTACAAGGATACCTCCATGTTTGTTCATCTCCTTCAATTAAATTATCTGCTTCATGAGGTCCCCATGTTCCTGCAGGATAGCCAAAAATAGGCGCATCGCTTTTTTTCCAATATTCCTGTATTGGTTTTACAAACTTCCAAGCCTCAATAACGGAGTCTCCTCTTGCATAAAGTGTTGCATCCCCAATCATGCAGTCAAGAAGTAGTCTTTGATAGGCAGATGGCAACTCTTTTTCTGAAAGGGTGTTGTAGTGAAAATTCATATTGACAGGTTTGGTAACAAATCCTGATCCAGGTTCTTTCATTCCGAATTTCATCAATATCCCTTCATCTGGTTGTATTCTGATGATCAATTGGTTGTTGATCTGAGGAAGTTCTTTGCCTCCAGAGAAAAGGTGGTGAGGAGAGTTTTTAAAATGAATAACCATCTCAGAGACTCTCGTTGGAAGTTTTTTTCCTGTTCTGATATAGAATGGTACATTGCTCCATCTCCAATTGTTGATATAGAATTTGATTGCAGCGAATGTCTCCGTTCTAGAGTTCTCATCGACCCCTTCTTCTTGTCTGTACCCTTTAATCTCCTCGTTCTTTATACGAGAAGAGATATACTGTCCGCGTACTACGTTGTTTTTTATTTGCTCGTCAGATGTGAATGGTGCAAAGGCCTTAAAAACTTTGAGTGTCTCGTTTCGAATAGCATCAGCCTCTACTTCTACAGGAGGCTCCATTGCAAGAAGACCAACAAGTTGCAGTAGGTGATTTTGGATCATGTCTCTTAGTGCCCCCGACTTATCGTAATATCCTCCTCTCTTTTCCACTCCAAGACTTTCAGCAGAGGTAATCTCTACTCTTTCAATGAAGTTTCTGTTCCATATTGGTTCGAAGATTGCATTTGCAAATCTTAGTACCAATAAGTTCTGTACTGTCTCTTTGCCAAGGTAGTGGTCTATTCGGTATATTTGGTGTTCCTCAAAGTTGCTTAGAAGTTCTTGGTTGAGTTTAAGCGCACTTTCTAGATCTGTACCAAAAGGTTTTTCGACAATTAATCTGCTGAAGTGCCCCTCTTCTTTGTTTAGTCCAACCTCTGCAAGATTTTTAGGTATTATGGTATAAAGAGCAGGAGGAGTAGAGAGATAGAAAATCAAGTTTTTTTCGATATTCTTCTTTTCACACAGCGTATCAATCCTACCCTTTAGTTTTTGGTAGTCCTCTATGTTGTCAGGTTGTACCGGTTGATAATGAATGATTTTTTTAAACTCTTCAATGCTATTTTGGTCCTCCTCTTGAAGGAATTCGGTGGATTTCGTTCTAAATTGTTCGTCGGTGAATACTGTGCGACTGGCTCCAATTAGAATGAAATTTTCTGGAAGACTTTTTTGGATAAAAAGTTTATATAGAGATGGAATTAGTTTTCTTTTAGTAAGATCCCCTGATGCACCAAAAATGATGAGTGCTTGCGAAATTGGTCTATTCATTTCCAGTAATTATTTGTTTCAACAATCTTTTCAGACTAAAGATAGATAATTTGGAATATGAGACAAAGAAATAAAGACTAATTTATCTTATAATGTAACATAAAATATTGTCCTCTAGATGAATGTATTGAATATTAATGATTTCGTTGGTGCGAGAGAAGTGGATTGTCTTGAAATCTTTAGATACTGTAGTCTCAGATAGTAGGTCCACAGAAGGATATTCTAGTATTTTATAGACTGCTTCTTTTGCACACCATAATTTAAAGAGGTCTAGTGTGTCGGATGTTTGTTCCTTTTTGTTTATGAATCTGTCTTTAATATGAATGATTTTACGATGGATGTTTTCTACATCGACGGCTACATTATGCGTATTAGAGATGATGACTGCCACATAATCCATGGAGTGAGAAATGGAGAGGTGTGAATCATTAGATCTGAGATATGGTTTCCCATTTGAAAGATAATTAATTTGAGGATACTCCCCATTTAAAAGTAGTTTAACTAACATGCGAGAAATAATCCACTCTCTTTTTCTCCTATTATTTTTTATCCTTTTAATACGTTCTATGTCGTCTATAGAGAGTCTAAATGTCTCAATATCTTTCTCTTCTACCTTACTGATTTTGCAAATTGCGAGTGTCGCATGATGAAGATTGTAAATTTCTACATGGTCCTTATTCATTCCAATGGGTTGTTTCAATCAGTTCTACGATATCTTTAGTAATAAAGTTGATAACAGGTTGTAGACTATCTTGGTTTGGTACATTATGGAAATATAGAGCACCACGAAGGAAATGTTTGGTTGAATCTGTTAAGTAGAATTGCATTGGAGATGCAGCATTCCCTTCGATTGTATAAACCAAACCATACGTTTTATTCGTATTGTTTACATACTCTTTCTGTTCGATAGCATCTGCCCTAATAGAGTGTTTAAATGCCCACTTGTGTGCTTCTTCTATTAAGATAGGTAGGTTGTTGTTCACATCAAAATAGCTTAAGTAGATCTTTGCCCCATTTTTAGGGAAGCTTACTTCGTAGAAATCATCTTTCTCTTTTGCTTTTTTTCTATAAAAAGTAGTATAGTCTGGAATGGAGAAGTTGAAAGTCTCTGCGAATGTTTTATGATATGATTTTTCTGGTAGGGTAATTCTAAAATATCCCCTAGGTTTAGGAATACTATGGTCTTTGCATCCCAACAACTGCGTTAAAGAGATCAGGAGGAATAAATAGCATATAATATTTTTCATGAGTGTCTTAAGATTTAAAAATAACTCTTATTTCGATAATCCTGCGACTATCCATTTTCTCTACAATGAAATCGATATTTCTAATTTGTATTTTCTCTTTGACAAGAGGGAAGTCTCCTTTGATCTCGAGTAGAAGTCCTGCTATTGTATCGGCATCTCCTTTTACATCATCTAGATACTCTTCATCGAGATGAAGGTCTCTGAGAAAATCAACGAGGAGTGTTTTTGCATCAAATATATAGGTGTCGTTGTCGACTTTGGTGTAATTTTTTTCATCTTCATCAAATTCGTCTGAAATTTCTCCGACAATCTCTTCAAGGACATCTTCTAAAGTTACAATTCCAGAAACACCACCGTATTCATCGATAACAAAAGCCATGTGTATTTTTGTCTTTTGGAACTCTTCTAAAAGGTCGTCAATCTTTTTATTTTCTGGAATATAGAAAGGCGGTCTAATCAATGTTTGCCATCTGAACGTATTCCCTTTGTGAAGATGGGCCAGTAGGTCTTTGATATATAAAACACCTCTTATGTTGTCAAATGTGTCTTCAAAAATAGGAATTCGAGAGTACCCTGAATTGTTAATTGTTTGAATGACTGTAGTGAATGATTCATTACAGTCAAGTGCTATCGTATCAAGTCTAGAGCACATGATCTCTACAACAGATTTTTTTCCAAACTTGACAATCCCTTCAAGGATCTCTT
The Prolixibacteraceae bacterium DNA segment above includes these coding regions:
- a CDS encoding SRPBCC domain-containing protein is translated as MKDYKKYFTLSGSPEDIYNCLTNPVMIEIWTGEPAVMPKEPGGEFSMWDGAICGKILDLVPNKQIDQLWYFGEDLYSPVSIKLHPHKKGTSVEVKQTNIPEDAYDNIAEGWDEDYFGALEELFEI
- the corA gene encoding magnesium/cobalt transporter CorA encodes the protein MINYIYSDDNGYHFSSSSNSLQDLDGKDLLCVDLESPSFEEKSIVEEYFDITFLSWHKAEEIESSSRYSENGEVVRANSNFMRVVDGKFGYTPVSFIIKNKILFAYHSEKTNGFYQVYERLVGQPSMDFTGWYVFLTLLDVRIDFDADLIEFVGREINAISQRIRFKQELEERLILEIAKLQEATMLLRENIVDKQRVMSSILKSRRFPEDDKAQLRMMLKDAGSLIDHTAFSFERLDFLQSTLMGLIDLDQNKIIKIFTVVTVIFSPPTLIASMYGMNFRFMPELTWKFGYPFCIFLMISSSLLTLVFFKRKKWL
- the pgl gene encoding 6-phosphogluconolactonase — encoded protein: MKEAQYISYKNKEDIAMALIDWIENWLDDVKDHPAIHIAISGGNTPKILFKYLAQSKHLDLFKNVHFWWVDERCVPMDDPESNFLYFNEYFVKPTGFSSEQVHPIDGTNNPDSEAMRYGELIETHISKKDTWPIFDLILLGMGDDGHTASIFPHQIEYITSQEICVVATHPITKQKRISLTGSVINRSKQVIFLVTGADKKDIFNEIKNQSTNAIQYPAYHIQSNKPVLWFIDKDVE
- the zwf gene encoding glucose-6-phosphate dehydrogenase, with amino-acid sequence MNRPISQALIIFGASGDLTKRKLIPSLYKLFIQKSLPENFILIGASRTVFTDEQFRTKSTEFLQEEDQNSIEEFKKIIHYQPVQPDNIEDYQKLKGRIDTLCEKKNIEKNLIFYLSTPPALYTIIPKNLAEVGLNKEEGHFSRLIVEKPFGTDLESALKLNQELLSNFEEHQIYRIDHYLGKETVQNLLVLRFANAIFEPIWNRNFIERVEITSAESLGVEKRGGYYDKSGALRDMIQNHLLQLVGLLAMEPPVEVEADAIRNETLKVFKAFAPFTSDEQIKNNVVRGQYISSRIKNEEIKGYRQEEGVDENSRTETFAAIKFYINNWRWSNVPFYIRTGKKLPTRVSEMVIHFKNSPHHLFSGGKELPQINNQLIIRIQPDEGILMKFGMKEPGSGFVTKPVNMNFHYNTLSEKELPSAYQRLLLDCMIGDATLYARGDSVIEAWKFVKPIQEYWKKSDAPIFGYPAGTWGPHEADNLIEGDEQTWRYPCKNLSNDGYYCEL
- a CDS encoding 4'-phosphopantetheinyl transferase superfamily protein, with the translated sequence MNKDHVEIYNLHHATLAICKISKVEEKDIETFRLSIDDIERIKRIKNNRRKREWIISRMLVKLLLNGEYPQINYLSNGKPYLRSNDSHLSISHSMDYVAVIISNTHNVAVDVENIHRKIIHIKDRFINKKEQTSDTLDLFKLWCAKEAVYKILEYPSVDLLSETTVSKDFKTIHFSRTNEIINIQYIHLEDNILCYIIR
- a CDS encoding gliding motility lipoprotein GldD — protein: MKNIICYLFLLISLTQLLGCKDHSIPKPRGYFRITLPEKSYHKTFAETFNFSIPDYTTFYRKKAKEKDDFYEVSFPKNGAKIYLSYFDVNNNLPILIEEAHKWAFKHSIRADAIEQKEYVNNTNKTYGLVYTIEGNAASPMQFYLTDSTKHFLRGALYFHNVPNQDSLQPVINFITKDIVELIETTHWNE
- the gldE gene encoding gliding motility-associated protein GldE, which produces MIIALDNIKFMSFDIHDFVGLIILFVLLILSGLISGSEASFFALSPHDIDRLKSKDNKKGAATITLLKQPEQLLGSILIANNFINIGIVLLSSKITSSLIDFSNAPTIGFVFQTIIITFLILLFGEIIPKVLATKQPYAFSLRMTSTFTILNKIFKPLNTVLIKSTSIVNKKVGHHKNNMSVSDLSHALSLTEEHEIQEDKEILEGIVKFGKKSVVEIMCSRLDTIALDCNESFTTVIQTINNSGYSRIPIFEDTFDNIRGVLYIKDLLAHLHKGNTFRWQTLIRPPFYIPENKKIDDLLEEFQKTKIHMAFVIDEYGGVSGIVTLEDVLEEIVGEISDEFDEDEKNYTKVDNDTYIFDAKTLLVDFLRDLHLDEEYLDDVKGDADTIAGLLLEIKGDFPLVKEKIQIRNIDFIVEKMDSRRIIEIRVIFKS